The window CCGGCGCATTGGCCAGCGCCCGTTCAGCATCCAGTCCCGGTGTCGGCACGTCATCGCGCAGGACGTTATAGACCGGATGTCCGTGCGACGTCGGCTCAATCCCGCTCACATCGAGGCGGCGCAGCTTCTCCATATACGCCAAAATGACCGGGATCTGGCGCTGAAACAACCGCGACTCTTCATCGGTCAACCGGATCGTCGCCAGTTGCGCGACATACGCAACATCAATTTCTTCCGCCGCCACAGCCACCCCCTCCGTTGTCGTTGAAACAGGGTATCAACTGAAAATTGTTTTTCATCATACCGTTTAACAGATTAACACTCAATCAAAAACAAATTCATTTTTCGGCTTGCGTAACTCGCTGATTTCGTGTCAAATACAATCTCAATGCCATCTCTGTGACTTGGGCGAATGGTCTGCAAGTGTGGCATCCCTGATTATCATTCGCCGGACTGACAGGATGTATTATGCGTTGGAGCCGCACCCTCATTCCCACACTGCGTGAAGATCCGCAGGACGCCGAAATCGACAGCCATCGGCTGATGCTGCGAGCCGGCCTGATTCGGAAGCTCTCCGGTGGCCTGTACATCTTCATGCCCCTCGGTCTGCGTGCCTTGAAAAAAGTCGAAGCGATCATTCGCGAGGAGATGGACCGCGCGGGCGCCCTGGAAATCCTGATGCCGGCACTCCAACCCGCCGAGCTGTGGGAAAAGACCGGGCGACTGACCACGATGGGGCCGGGCATGTTCAAGCTGAAGGATCGTCAGGATCGTCTCTTGGCGCTCGGCCCAACCCACGAGGAGGTCGTGACCGACCTGATCACCCGTGAAATCAATTCCTACCGCCAGCTTCCCTGCACGGTCTACCAGATCCAGACCAAGTTTCGCGATGAAATCCGCCCGCGCTTCGGCCTCATGCGCGCCAAGGAGTTCATCATGAAAGACGCCTATTCGTTCGACACCTCGCCGGAGGCGGCCGACGTCTCGTACCAGGCGATGTACGATGCTTATGCCCGCCTCTTCACCCGCTGCGGCCTGCGCGTCAAACCCGTGGAGGCCGACACCGGCGCGATCGGCGGCAAGTGGTCGCACGAGTTCATGGTGATGGCCGATTCGGGCGAGGATGCCGTCATCGAATGCACCGCCTGTTCGTACGCCGCGAATGTGGAAAAGGCCGAACGGGCCGTCACGGTCCCCGCGCCCTGCGCCGGTTGCCCCGCGCCTGAACCGGTCGCCACGCCCAACACCCGCACCATCGAGGCGGTTGCGGCGCTGCTGAAGGCGCCTGCGGCCCGCATCGTCAAGACCGTGATCTTCACCGCCGACGGCAAGCCGGTCGCCGCGCTCGTGCCGGGTGACCGCGAGGTCAATGAACATAAGCTGCTGCGCATTCTCGGCGCCAAAACGCTCGAACACGCCGACGATGCGACGGTCGTACGCGTGACGGGCGCGCCGGTCGGTTACGCGGGTCCCGTCGGCCTAGCCATCCCGGTCTATGCCGACCAGTCCCTCGAGAATGCCTGCGACACCCTCACCGGCGCCAATGCCGCCGACACCCATCTTCGCCACGTCTGCATCGGCCGCGATGCCCACATCACGGCATTTTGCGATCTGGTCAATGCCTGTGAGGACGATAGCTGCCCGCGCTGCGGCAGGCCGCTGCGTCTCACGCGCGGCATCGAGGTCGGTCACGTCTTCAAACTGGGAACGAAATATACCGAGGCGTTTGACACGCGCTACCTCAGCGAAGCGGGCAAGGCCGAGATCATGATTATGGGCTGCTACGGAATCGGCGTCACCCGCACCCTCCAGGCCATTATCGAACAGTGCCACGATGCGAACGGCATAGTCTGGCCCGCATCCGTCTCGCCCTACGCCGTCGCGCTGCTGTCGCTGGACCCGAAGGACGAGACAGTCCGCAAGGCCGTGTCGGATCTCGAACGACAGCTCGAAGCCAGCGGCATCGATGTGCTGGTGGATGATCGCGATGACCGGCCGGGTGTCAAATTCAAGGACGCCGATCTCGTGGGTTTCCCGTTCCGGGTCGTTGTTGGGGCCAAATCGCTCGCTAAGGGTTGCGTCGAACTCAAGCGCCGCTCGGGCGCAGACTCCGAGCTGATCCCGATTGAAACCGCCGCCGCCCGGATCGGGCAGGCGGTCGCCGAGGCCCGTGTCGCCCTCAATCCGGTACCTGCAAACTGATTACCCCTCACTCCACACGAAAGAGAACCTATGAATAACCAGAAAAAGCCAGGCCTGAAAATGGAACCGGAAATCGATAGCAACGCGCTGACCAAGCGTGCGCTGGTCGTTCAGATCGCCAAGGATTTGGATCTGCCCCAGCAATTGGTGTATGACGTCGTCCAAATGACCCTTGATGGCATCACCGACGCCCTCCTGGACGGCAAGCACGTGGAGTTTCGCGACTTCGGCGTCTTCGAAGTCACCACGCGCAAAGCCCGGATCGGACGCAACCCCCGGAAACCGAAGGATGTCTTCAGCATTCCCGAACGCCAGGTGGTGAAGTTCAAGCCCGGCAGGCGCATGAAGCAGATCACCCGCTAAAGGCACGCCCAATGCCCGCTCAATCCATCTCTTTCGAGCCGCCCCGCGGCATGCGTGATTTCTACCCTGATGACATGGTGTGGCGCAACCACGTGTTTGAAGCGTGGCGCGCGGCCGCCACTCAGGTCGGCTTTGCGCCCTATGATGCGTGCGTCGTGGAATCGCTTGAGCTGCTCGAACGCAAGTCCGGCGAGGAGGTCTCTGAACAGATCTATGCGTTTGAGGACAAGTCGGGCCGCAAGCTGGCGCTCCGGCCTGAGATGACGCCCACGCTGGCGCGCATGATCGCCGCTCGTCAGGGCCAGCTCCAGTTTCCCATCAAGTGGTTTACGATCGCGCAATGCTTTCGCTATGAGCGGATGACCCGCGGCCGCAAACGCGAGCATTACCAGTGGAACCTCGATGTTGTCGGCGAGACCTCGGTGTCGGCCGAGGCCGAAATTCTGGCCGCAGCCGCAGCCGCGCTCCGGTGCATGGGGCTGCCCGACAGCGCCTATCAGATCCGCATCAGCAACCGCGCGCTGCTCGCCGAGTTGCTCGCCACACTCGGAATTCCAGCCCACCAGCACGCGGCCGTTTTTCTGGCACTGGACAAGCGCGGCAAGATAGCGGATGACGAAATTGCCCAATCGTTGTTGGCCGCTGGGCTCGCCCCGGACACTGTGGCCAAAGCATTCGATCTTCTGGCCATCCGGTCGCTCGACCAGGCCGAGGCCATCGTTGGCGCGCATTCGGCCGCTCTGGCCGACCTGCGCGAGCTGATGCGCTTGGCCGCCTTCTACGGCATTACGGATCGGCTGGTGTTCGATATCGGCGTCATCCGCGGCCTCGCCTACTATACGGGAATCGTCTTTGAGGCGTTTGACACCGCCGGCCAATTCCGAGCGATCTTCGGCGGCGGCCGCTACGACTCCCTGCTCACGACCATCGGCGGAACCCCGACGCCCGCCGTCGGACTCGGCTTCGGCGATGTGGTCGTGGTGGAGGTGCTGAAGGCGTGTTGCGGCGAGACCGCCGCGGCCGCGCGCTCGGGCGTCGCCGTCGGCTACATGTTCCCGGAGCAGCGCGAGGCCGCGACCCGCCTCGCCATCCGCCTCCGCGCCGCAGGGACCCGTGTGGATCTGGCGCTCGCGCCCCAAAAGCCCAAAGCATTCTTCTCTCGCGCTGGCAGCGGATCGGCCGCCCACGCCGTCTTCATCGGCCCCGACGATCTGGGCCGCGGCATGGCCAAACTCAAGAATCTCGAGACGCGCGACGAATCCGACATCGCGCTGGACCCGGCCGCGCCGTCCTGAGCTCGTTTATATGAGGCAGGATGATGCGATTCTCATCGCACAAGCGAGATTCCATTATTACCGGAGGCGCTTGTAAAACCTCCTGCGTCGGTTCTGCAAGCGCCTCTATGCACCGCCAGGACGGGCAATTGCGTCATCCAGACAGTCCCAACCATACCAGAATAAACGTTGGGACAAGAACGGGTTATGAAACGCTGGTTTCCATACGCTTGCACGGTAGCAGTCCTGGCGTACTTATGCATTTACGGACTTCTTAGATACTATGGGGGGATCAACGCAATTCAACCATGCCGCCTGACCGTGGGGGAGCCAACCCCTCGTCCCGTGACCGCAAGAGACGTTTTCGTAGATGGAGACCTTGGGATCTTCGCGGTGCCAACTCGGATCCTTTTTGCACCAGTCATGTGGATTGAGAAAGCGCATTACTGCCGACAATATCAAGAATGGAAACAGTCCCAACAGAACGTTCCAGAAGCGACTTCGGAACGTTAGCGTTCGCCGGAGAAAACGATGAGATCATGGATCACGATGCCTGATGATGTCTTCAGAACCGCGGATCACTTTGCGCGCGAGCAGAAGCTGAGTCGAAGCGCCCTCGTCACTCGCGCCGTGGAGGAGTTTCTGGCGCATCACCGGCGAGAAGGTGTGACCGAACGGTTGGACCACGTGTACGTGAGCGAGAACTCACGCCTCGATCCCGTGCTCTGCAAGTTGCAGTTTGCTTCACGGTAGACAAGCGACTCCTGACCGAGAAGGTACGGGCGCTCGACCCGGCGACCATGGCTGAAGTGGACGATGGCCTCCGGCTTGTTCTGGCCATTTGAGGATGAGG is drawn from Lentisphaerota bacterium and contains these coding sequences:
- a CDS encoding ChpI protein; its protein translation is MRSWITMPDDVFRTADHFAREQKLSRSALVTRAVEEFLAHHRREGVTERLDHVYVSENSRLDPVLCKLQFASR
- a CDS encoding HU family DNA-binding protein; the encoded protein is MDSNALTKRALVVQIAKDLDLPQQLVYDVVQMTLDGITDALLDGKHVEFRDFGVFEVTTRKARIGRNPRKPKDVFSIPERQVVKFKPGRRMKQITR
- a CDS encoding proline--tRNA ligase, giving the protein MRWSRTLIPTLREDPQDAEIDSHRLMLRAGLIRKLSGGLYIFMPLGLRALKKVEAIIREEMDRAGALEILMPALQPAELWEKTGRLTTMGPGMFKLKDRQDRLLALGPTHEEVVTDLITREINSYRQLPCTVYQIQTKFRDEIRPRFGLMRAKEFIMKDAYSFDTSPEAADVSYQAMYDAYARLFTRCGLRVKPVEADTGAIGGKWSHEFMVMADSGEDAVIECTACSYAANVEKAERAVTVPAPCAGCPAPEPVATPNTRTIEAVAALLKAPAARIVKTVIFTADGKPVAALVPGDREVNEHKLLRILGAKTLEHADDATVVRVTGAPVGYAGPVGLAIPVYADQSLENACDTLTGANAADTHLRHVCIGRDAHITAFCDLVNACEDDSCPRCGRPLRLTRGIEVGHVFKLGTKYTEAFDTRYLSEAGKAEIMIMGCYGIGVTRTLQAIIEQCHDANGIVWPASVSPYAVALLSLDPKDETVRKAVSDLERQLEASGIDVLVDDRDDRPGVKFKDADLVGFPFRVVVGAKSLAKGCVELKRRSGADSELIPIETAAARIGQAVAEARVALNPVPAN
- the gatC gene encoding Asp-tRNA(Asn)/Glu-tRNA(Gln) amidotransferase subunit GatC; translation: MAAEEIDVAYVAQLATIRLTDEESRLFQRQIPVILAYMEKLRRLDVSGIEPTSHGHPVYNVLRDDVPTPGLDAERALANAPARMRNTFKVPRIVES
- the hisS gene encoding histidine--tRNA ligase, coding for MPAQSISFEPPRGMRDFYPDDMVWRNHVFEAWRAAATQVGFAPYDACVVESLELLERKSGEEVSEQIYAFEDKSGRKLALRPEMTPTLARMIAARQGQLQFPIKWFTIAQCFRYERMTRGRKREHYQWNLDVVGETSVSAEAEILAAAAAALRCMGLPDSAYQIRISNRALLAELLATLGIPAHQHAAVFLALDKRGKIADDEIAQSLLAAGLAPDTVAKAFDLLAIRSLDQAEAIVGAHSAALADLRELMRLAAFYGITDRLVFDIGVIRGLAYYTGIVFEAFDTAGQFRAIFGGGRYDSLLTTIGGTPTPAVGLGFGDVVVVEVLKACCGETAAAARSGVAVGYMFPEQREAATRLAIRLRAAGTRVDLALAPQKPKAFFSRAGSGSAAHAVFIGPDDLGRGMAKLKNLETRDESDIALDPAAPS